Below is a window of Vulpes lagopus strain Blue_001 chromosome 13, ASM1834538v1, whole genome shotgun sequence DNA.
GTGTAATTGAATTGACAAAAAGGTTTAGGGTCTGATTTCAGAAAGCAAAGTTTTTATGAATTTTTGGTATTGTATTGTGGAAAATTCTAATGTTTACTGTAGATTCTCTTTTCAATTAGAACTGAAAGATAATACATCATTTAACTATCTCTCCTATAGACTTGGAACTTTAAATATGTCTCCCAGACCGTGGAGAAAGTCAATGGGCTATCAGATCTGTTGGTCTTGATGCTTGAAAACTACCCTAAGGCTTGAACAGAAATGAGTTGGaagtgaataagtaaaaaaaaaagggggggggagggggttgtaTACTTCAGTAGGTTTGCTCCTTGAGGTCTGTTAGGTTCCATGGTGCACCACCACATTGCTACTTTTAAAGCATTCGTAGAGAGCTATTTCTTATGTTGTACCTCTTTCCAGGAAAACACAATTTAAGTAGGTTTGGACGTCTTAgtcaaaggggggaaaaaatccattttagtTCTCAATATTCTTCAACaccatctttcttcttcctgtgaATTCTTCTGTCATTTCTAAACAGTTTTCCGCGGGCAGTAGATTCCTTTTGGAAAGAGTAAGCCAAAGCAATATGTGGAACAGAACGTAATTGCATAGCACCTGTGTAGACTTGCTTCCCAGTTGATGAATCGagcctgtttgtttttttctttttcttttctttctttttttcttataactcaTCACCATCATCCGAGCTAAAACTACTTCTCCTACTGCTTTCTTTGGAAACTGCAGGGGAAGTAGCAGATAGCAGAGGATCTGTTCCAAATGGAGATACTGTGTCATCCAGGAGCATGTCATTCAATCTGTGTTCCTCTTTCAAAGCGGCACTAAATGATAAATCTGTGAAGTGTGACAAAGGATCAGAGAAGGCCATGGCTTGATCACAGAGCTCGGGGCTGGTCCCCTGAGACAAAGTCAGTTGTTGGCAATAGTCTACTGAATTCTGCTCAAGGTGGGTCTGTTGTTTGGTGACATGAGCACCCAAATCAACTGTGCCAAGTGAAGCCAGGGCTGGCAGACCGTGAGCGCGAGCCTGTATCTCTAGTTCCTGCAATTTCAAATAAGAATGATTAAATAATGACTTTGCGAGTAGACTTAACtctagaaaataaagcagaaatagaaGCAGAATATTAACGAGCACTCAAAATGAAGAGTAATACCTATTATAATATTCTTTGCAAGTGATGGAATCTAGTCTATGTCTAATGCCTGAAAAATAACCCTGAGGAAActacacagattaaaaaaaaagaatcctcttcTCATTGCTGTCTAAAGGAATACATAACATATAATGGTTCCATAGTGGCTCAGATTACAATACAGCCATTTGGAGATAGTGGAGaatatttcacttattctttctgaTTAATTTCTCACCGTAGGACCATTTCATGGAACAAGATAGTGCTTTACCTGGCAATAAGCAtgctcacattaaaaaaaaaatcttgggagtTATGAAAAcccatattttgatattttgtgtcCAAGAACAGATGAGGAGTGACTTAATATACACTCGCACAATATGCCTTAAGGCAACAAAATCCTTAGCAATGTTactaaagaaatcaaaggaagagggaagaatttAGTGCCCAATATTGTATAGAGAAACCAATGTTTTACTTATTACTATTTTTTGCCTGGCATGACATTGTATGTTTATAAAATTGGttctattttctgcattttgcAACTAGTTGTTGCcattcattacatttttaaagctgcCGTGATCCTGGGCTTCTAATCAAAATCTAATTGAACCAACCCAATTCGTGAGCTTCCGAAAGACAATAAAATGAtccttcagaaggaaaaataataattgttcataagaaaaaaaaaaaacccagatgagACAATGAATAAAGCTGATGATGGGTAAGTCATACATAAGCTACGTGGTTCATggcaacatttttataaaaacctGAATCCGGAGTAGGAGCCGCCTGTTAGCCTGCTCTAATTTCTTCTGTCTGTGTTCTAATTCTCGAGCTCTCTGTTGTTCTTTCTGTAGCCACTTGATGTACTCCACTGATGCTTTCAGAATGGTTCCTTTGTTCCAGCGCATATCACTACAGAAGGGAGAGATAACCTTTTCACAATTGTGCACGTCAGCAGAATTCATAAGAACTTACAAAATCTTTTACATTAATATGAAATAATGATTTACATGACTATTATTCACTCTTAGATATTATTGCTtctgaatagaaattttaatagaATAGTTAAGAAGCCCTTATATAGTAAAATTAATCCCAGAATGAAAATAAGTgtcaaaagaaagtaataaagtgACTTTTTGTGGGAGAGCTAAATGCAATATCATGATTCTACCAttacagtttttatatttttagtgaaaattgcttttattattaactCTGAGATTAAAATCTATGTGCGGTATTTCTGCATTAATGAACTAGGAAATGTACATTACTGAGGACTTAAGCCTAAATTTTTTAAGATCATTTCAAATGTACCAGTCTTTTAACCTACTTTCTAATAAGGTTGCTTTTAtgcttctaaga
It encodes the following:
- the TFEC gene encoding transcription factor EC; translation: MTLDYQIVNQTLKRSHPPTPNSALLVQHGHQSPESDTGLTGNPLTKLLTVGKEDDNVEWHMEDVIEDIIGMQSSFKEEGTDSPLLLQRTLSGSILDVYSGEQGISPVNMGLTSASCPSSLPMKREITETDTRALAKERQKKDNHNLIERRRRYNINYRIKELGTLIPKSNDPDMRWNKGTILKASVEYIKWLQKEQQRARELEHRQKKLEQANRRLLLRIQELEIQARAHGLPALASLGTVDLGAHVTKQQTHLEQNSVDYCQQLTLSQGTSPELCDQAMAFSDPLSHFTDLSFSAALKEEHRLNDMLLDDTVSPFGTDPLLSATSPAVSKESSRRSSFSSDDGDEL